A part of Trachemys scripta elegans isolate TJP31775 chromosome 23, CAS_Tse_1.0, whole genome shotgun sequence genomic DNA contains:
- the NEUROD2 gene encoding neurogenic differentiation factor 2, whose product MLTRLFSEPSLLPDVQKFPSWAEECEEDERSDKEERKGKSGPLQEEPREGSLGENKEDGDLGGDEEEEEEEEEEGVEEAEGDRPKKRGPKKRKMTKARLERSKLRRQKANARERNRMHDLNAALDNLRKVVPCYSKTQKLSKIETLRLAKNYIWALSEILRSGKRPDLVSYVQTLCKGLSQPTTNLVAGCLQLNSRNFLTEQGQEAARYHGPNSSFALHPYTYQCSRLSGTQCQSGTMASSHALRTHAYCATYETLYGNASPDYNSSEYDAPLSPPLCINGNFSLKQDSSPDHEKNYHYSMHYSALPSSRPAGHNLVFGSSGMRGGVHSENILPYDMHLHHDRGPMYEELNAFFHN is encoded by the coding sequence ATGTTGACGCGGCTGTTCAGCGAGCCCAGCCTGCTCCCCGACGTGCAGAAATTCCCCAGCTGGGCGGAGGAGTGCGAGGAAGATGAGCGGAGCGACAAGGAGGAGCGGAAAGGTAAAAGCGGCCCGCTGCAGGAGGAGCCGCGGGAAGGCTCCTTGGGCGAAAACAAAGAGGACGGGGACCTAGGcggggacgaggaggaggaggaggaggaggaagaggaaggggtggaggaggCCGAAGGGGACCGGCCCAAGAAGCGCGGcccgaagaagaggaagatgaccAAAGCCCGGCTGGAGCGCTCCAAGCTGCGGCGCCAGAAGGCCAACGCGCGGGAGCGGAACCGCATGCACGACCTGAACGCGGCGCTGGACAACCTGCGCAAGGTGGTGCCCTGCTACTCCAAGACGCAGAAACTCTCCAAGATCGAGACGCTGCGGCTGGCCAAGAACTACATCTGGGCGCTGTCCGAGATCCTGCGCTCGGGCAAGCGGCCCGACCTGGTCAGCTACGTGCAGACTTTGTGCAAGGGCCTGTCCCAGCCCACCACCAACCTGGTGGCCGGCTGCCTCCAGCTAAACTCCCGGAATTTCCTCACGGAGCAAGGCCAGGAGGCCGCGAGGTACCACGGCCCCAATTCTTCCTTTGCCCTGCACCCTTATACCTACCAGTGCTCCCGGCTGTCGGGCACGCAGTGCCAGTCCGGCACCATGGCCAGCTCCCACGCCTTGCGGACACATGCCTATTGCGCCACCTACGAGACCCTCTATGGGAACGCGTCCCCAGACTACAACAGCTCTGAGTACGACGCCCCCCTGAGCCCCCCACTGTGTATTAATGGCAACTTTTCCCTCAAGCAAGACTCTTCCCCGGACCACGAGAAAAACTACCACTATTCTATGCATTATTCTGCCCTGCCAAGCTCCCGGCCGGCCGGCCATAACTTGGTCTTCGGCTCCTCTGGGATGCGCGGGGGCGTGCACTCCGAGAACATCCTGCCTTACGACATGCATCTGCACCATGACAGAGGCCCCATGTACGAAGAGCTCAATGCGTTTTTCCATAATTAA